A window of Primulina huaijiensis isolate GDHJ02 chromosome 9, ASM1229523v2, whole genome shotgun sequence contains these coding sequences:
- the LOC140983790 gene encoding cell division control protein 2 homolog A-like — protein MDKYEKVGKIGEGTYGVVYKARDRITNETIAMKKIRLEQEDEGVPSTAIREISLLKEMQHANIVRLKDVVHSEKRLYLVFEYLDLDLKKHMDSCPDFSQNPHLVKSFLFQILRGICYCHSHRVLHRDLKPQNLLIDRSTNTLKLADFGLARAFGIPVKTLTHEVVTLWYRAPEVLLGSRFYSTPVDIWSVGCIFAEMANQKPLFPGDSEIDELFQIFRVMGTPNEHVWPGVTSLPDFKCTFPKWPAKDLATVVTNLDASGIDLLDKMLRYDPSKRITAKLALEHEYFKDVGLVP, from the exons ATGGACAAG TATGAAAAGGTTGGAAAGATTGGTGAAGGAACTTATGGAGTCGTGTACAAGGCTCGTGATCGCATAACAAATGAAACTATTGCTATGAAGAAAATACGGCTGGAGCAGGAAGATGAGGGGGTTCCAAGCACAGCTATCAGAGAGATTTCTTTATTGAAAGAGATGCAACATGCAAATATTGTGAG GTTGAAGGATGTGGTTCACAGTGAGAAGCGCTTGTATCTGGTATTTGAATATCTGGACCTGGATTTGAAGAAACACATGGATTCTTGCCCTGACTTCTCCCAGAACCCTCATCTGGTCAAA AGTTTTCTATTTCAAATACTTCGTGGTATTTGTTATTGTCATTCTCATCGCGTCCTTCATCGAGACTTGAAGCCTCAAAACTTGCTGATAGACCGAAGTACCAATACACTAAAACTTGCAGACTTTGGATTGGCCAGGGCATTTGGTATTCCTGTCAAGACTCTTACACATGAG GTTGTGACACTGTGGTACAGGGCTCCAGAAGTACTACTTGGATCGCGCTTCTATTCCACTCCTGTGGATATATGGTCGGTGGGTTGTATATTTGCTGAAATGGCGAACCAGAAACCGTTGTTTCCCGGGGACTCTGAAATTGatgaactctttcaaatttttag AGTTATGGGCACTCCAAATGAACATGTATGGCCTGGAGTGACTTCTTTGCCTGATTTTAAATGTACATTTCCGAAATGGCCAGCTAAG GACCTTGCTACTGTGGTCACAAATCTTGATGCATCCGGCATTGACCTCCTCGAT AAAATGCTTCGCTATGATCCCAGCAAACGAATCACAGCCAAACTTGCTCTCGAGCATGAGTACTTTAAAGATGTTGGATTGGTTCCCTGA